The window CCGTACTGAAGCGAGTTGAGATTTTCCGGAGTGGCAAACGATATCCCCGAAAAATTCCGCTCGGTGCCGAAGACCCGGTCCAGTTCGAGAGCGTGACCGATGGTTTCGTGAATCACCAGCGATGTGATATTTCCGCCCAGAACGAGGGTCGTATTTTTTTGCGGGCAGGCCGGGGCGGCGAGAACCATCGTGACTTCCTCGGCCATGCGGGGAATCTGATCTTTCAATTTCAATTCATCCAGAAGTTCATATCCTTTGAGTTCGTACTGTCCGGCAGGTTTGGGATACGACCGTTCGGCGCGTTCGCGGCGCGATTTGGCCTGCCCCAGGCTTATCCCCGCGCCGGATTGAATCAGAAGCTGATGCTGTTTGCATCCTTCTGATGAGAAAAACCATTTGTCCAGTTTGCGAAACGACACGAAACAACTGCGGGTGTTGATGTCTTCAATGGCGCCCATGGCCGCGTCAATATCGGCCAGATACGCGATCTTATCTTCCAGCGGTACCGTAAACGGATCGATTTTGAAATCGGATTTGAAATCGCCCTCGCCGATTTCAATCGGCGTCAGCTCGACCGGAGTTTTCATAACTTTTGCCGACGCTCGCGCGATTGCGGCCGCTTGTTCGACTAATCTATCAATCGCCAGTGTCGCGTCATCCGATGCGGCAAATCCCCAGGCGCCGTCGAGTAGCATTCGAACCGACCACCCGGCCGAGATCGAACTTTCAATCGGTTCGGGTTCGGCG of the Candidatus Zixiibacteriota bacterium genome contains:
- a CDS encoding TldD/PmbA family protein, yielding MDIEKIAMDGLVAASMQKASYCDIRYEIIHDENLSYSDAEPEPIESSISAGWSVRMLLDGAWGFAASDDATLAIDRLVEQAAAIARASAKVMKTPVELTPIEIGEGDFKSDFKIDPFTVPLEDKIAYLADIDAAMGAIEDINTRSCFVSFRKLDKWFFSSEGCKQHQLLIQSGAGISLGQAKSRRERAERSYPKPAGQYELKGYELLDELKLKDQIPRMAEEVTMVLAAPACPQKNTTLVLGGNITSLVIHETIGHALELDRVFGTERNFSGISFATPENLNSLQYGSEIVNVHIDSTIPHGLGSFIWDDEGVKSRRTQLIKNGKLINYLSSREMSGRVGLNSSGNMRAEGWANIPIVRMTNTILEPGNKTFKQLIGDVDDGIYMDGPTSWSIDDLRKNFQFGCEIGWEIKGGKLAGVVKSPTFSGCTTQLWNNCDAIGDQSQFVLQGTPNCGKGQPGQNARTGEGASPVRFVNIDVGGQS